The proteins below are encoded in one region of Macaca nemestrina isolate mMacNem1 chromosome 10, mMacNem.hap1, whole genome shotgun sequence:
- the LOC105493371 gene encoding L-serine dehydratase/L-threonine deaminase isoform X1, whose product MAIMMSGEPLHVRTPIRDSMALSKVAGTSVYLKMDSAQPSGSFKIRGIGHFCKRWAKQGCAHFVCSSAGNAGMAAAYAARQLGVPATIVVPSTTPALTIERLKNEGATVKVVGELLDEAFELAKALAKNNPGWVYIPPFDDPLIWEGHASIVKELKEALWEKPGAIALSVGGGGLLCGVVQGLQEVGWVDVPVIAMETFGAHSFHAATTAGKLVSLPKITSVAKALGVKTVGAQALKLFQEHPIFSEVISDQEAVAAIEKFVDDEKILVEPACGAALAAVYSHVIQKLQREGNLQAPLPSLVVIVCGGSNISLAQLRALKEQLGMTNGLPK is encoded by the exons ATGGCGA TAATGATGTCCGGAGAACCCCTGCACGTGAGGACCCCCATCCGTGACAGCATGGCCCTGTCCAAAGTGGCCGGCACCAGCGTCTACCTCAAGATGGACAGTGCCCAGCCCTCCGGCTCCTTCAAGATCCGGGGCATTGGGCACTTCTGCAAGAGG TGGGCCAAGCAAGGCTGTGCACATTTTGTCTGCTCCTCGG CAGGAAATGCAGGCATGGCAGCTGCATATGCAGCCAGGCAACTGGGCGTCCCTGCGACCATCGTCGTGCCCAGCACCACACCTGCTCTCACCATTGAGCGCCTCAAGAATGAAGGTGCCACAGTCAAGGTGGTGGGTGAG TTATTGGATGAAGCCTTCGAGCTGGCCAAGGCCCTAGCAAAGAACAACCCAGGCTGGGTCTACATTCCCCCCTTTGACGACCCCCTCATCTG GGAAGGCCACGCTTCCATCGTGAAAGAGCTGAAGGAGGCACTGTGGGAAAAGCCGGGGGCCATCGCGCTGTCAGTGGGCGGTGGGGGCCTGCTGTGTGGAGTGGTCCAGGGGCTGCAGGAGGTGGGCTGGGTGGACGTGCCTGTCATCGCCATGGAGACCTTTGGCGCCCACAGCTTCCACGCCGCCACCACCGCAGGCAAGCTCGTCTCCCTGCCCAAGATCACCAG TGTTGCCAAGGCCCTGGGTGTGAAGACCGTGGGGGCTCAGGCCCTGAAGCTGTTTCAGGAACACCCCATTTTCTCTGAAGTTATCTCGGACCAGGAGGCTGTGGCCGCCATTGAGAAGTTCGTGG ATGATGAGAAGATCCTGGTGGAGCCCGCCTGCGGGGCAGCCCTGGCTGCCGTCTACAGCCACGTGATCCAGAAGCTCCAACGGGAGGGGAATCTCCAAGCCCCGCTGCCATCCCTCGTGGTCATCGTCTGTGGGGGCAGCAACATCAGCCTGGCCCAGCTGCGGGCGCTCAAGGAACAGCTGGGCATGACAAATGGGTTGCCCAAGTGA
- the LOC105493371 gene encoding L-serine dehydratase/L-threonine deaminase isoform X2, whose amino-acid sequence MAIMMSGEPLHVRTPIRDSMALSKVAGTSVYLKMDSAQPSGSFKIRGIGHFCKRWAKQGCAHFVCSSGNAGMAAAYAARQLGVPATIVVPSTTPALTIERLKNEGATVKVVGELLDEAFELAKALAKNNPGWVYIPPFDDPLIWEGHASIVKELKEALWEKPGAIALSVGGGGLLCGVVQGLQEVGWVDVPVIAMETFGAHSFHAATTAGKLVSLPKITSVAKALGVKTVGAQALKLFQEHPIFSEVISDQEAVAAIEKFVDDEKILVEPACGAALAAVYSHVIQKLQREGNLQAPLPSLVVIVCGGSNISLAQLRALKEQLGMTNGLPK is encoded by the exons ATGGCGA TAATGATGTCCGGAGAACCCCTGCACGTGAGGACCCCCATCCGTGACAGCATGGCCCTGTCCAAAGTGGCCGGCACCAGCGTCTACCTCAAGATGGACAGTGCCCAGCCCTCCGGCTCCTTCAAGATCCGGGGCATTGGGCACTTCTGCAAGAGG TGGGCCAAGCAAGGCTGTGCACATTTTGTCTGCTCCTCGG GAAATGCAGGCATGGCAGCTGCATATGCAGCCAGGCAACTGGGCGTCCCTGCGACCATCGTCGTGCCCAGCACCACACCTGCTCTCACCATTGAGCGCCTCAAGAATGAAGGTGCCACAGTCAAGGTGGTGGGTGAG TTATTGGATGAAGCCTTCGAGCTGGCCAAGGCCCTAGCAAAGAACAACCCAGGCTGGGTCTACATTCCCCCCTTTGACGACCCCCTCATCTG GGAAGGCCACGCTTCCATCGTGAAAGAGCTGAAGGAGGCACTGTGGGAAAAGCCGGGGGCCATCGCGCTGTCAGTGGGCGGTGGGGGCCTGCTGTGTGGAGTGGTCCAGGGGCTGCAGGAGGTGGGCTGGGTGGACGTGCCTGTCATCGCCATGGAGACCTTTGGCGCCCACAGCTTCCACGCCGCCACCACCGCAGGCAAGCTCGTCTCCCTGCCCAAGATCACCAG TGTTGCCAAGGCCCTGGGTGTGAAGACCGTGGGGGCTCAGGCCCTGAAGCTGTTTCAGGAACACCCCATTTTCTCTGAAGTTATCTCGGACCAGGAGGCTGTGGCCGCCATTGAGAAGTTCGTGG ATGATGAGAAGATCCTGGTGGAGCCCGCCTGCGGGGCAGCCCTGGCTGCCGTCTACAGCCACGTGATCCAGAAGCTCCAACGGGAGGGGAATCTCCAAGCCCCGCTGCCATCCCTCGTGGTCATCGTCTGTGGGGGCAGCAACATCAGCCTGGCCCAGCTGCGGGCGCTCAAGGAACAGCTGGGCATGACAAATGGGTTGCCCAAGTGA
- the LOC105493371 gene encoding L-serine dehydratase/L-threonine deaminase isoform X3 — protein MMSGEPLHVRTPIRDSMALSKVAGTSVYLKMDSAQPSGSFKIRGIGHFCKRWAKQGCAHFVCSSAGNAGMAAAYAARQLGVPATIVVPSTTPALTIERLKNEGATVKVVGELLDEAFELAKALAKNNPGWVYIPPFDDPLIWEGHASIVKELKEALWEKPGAIALSVGGGGLLCGVVQGLQEVGWVDVPVIAMETFGAHSFHAATTAGKLVSLPKITSVAKALGVKTVGAQALKLFQEHPIFSEVISDQEAVAAIEKFVDDEKILVEPACGAALAAVYSHVIQKLQREGNLQAPLPSLVVIVCGGSNISLAQLRALKEQLGMTNGLPK, from the exons ATGATGTCCGGAGAACCCCTGCACGTGAGGACCCCCATCCGTGACAGCATGGCCCTGTCCAAAGTGGCCGGCACCAGCGTCTACCTCAAGATGGACAGTGCCCAGCCCTCCGGCTCCTTCAAGATCCGGGGCATTGGGCACTTCTGCAAGAGG TGGGCCAAGCAAGGCTGTGCACATTTTGTCTGCTCCTCGG CAGGAAATGCAGGCATGGCAGCTGCATATGCAGCCAGGCAACTGGGCGTCCCTGCGACCATCGTCGTGCCCAGCACCACACCTGCTCTCACCATTGAGCGCCTCAAGAATGAAGGTGCCACAGTCAAGGTGGTGGGTGAG TTATTGGATGAAGCCTTCGAGCTGGCCAAGGCCCTAGCAAAGAACAACCCAGGCTGGGTCTACATTCCCCCCTTTGACGACCCCCTCATCTG GGAAGGCCACGCTTCCATCGTGAAAGAGCTGAAGGAGGCACTGTGGGAAAAGCCGGGGGCCATCGCGCTGTCAGTGGGCGGTGGGGGCCTGCTGTGTGGAGTGGTCCAGGGGCTGCAGGAGGTGGGCTGGGTGGACGTGCCTGTCATCGCCATGGAGACCTTTGGCGCCCACAGCTTCCACGCCGCCACCACCGCAGGCAAGCTCGTCTCCCTGCCCAAGATCACCAG TGTTGCCAAGGCCCTGGGTGTGAAGACCGTGGGGGCTCAGGCCCTGAAGCTGTTTCAGGAACACCCCATTTTCTCTGAAGTTATCTCGGACCAGGAGGCTGTGGCCGCCATTGAGAAGTTCGTGG ATGATGAGAAGATCCTGGTGGAGCCCGCCTGCGGGGCAGCCCTGGCTGCCGTCTACAGCCACGTGATCCAGAAGCTCCAACGGGAGGGGAATCTCCAAGCCCCGCTGCCATCCCTCGTGGTCATCGTCTGTGGGGGCAGCAACATCAGCCTGGCCCAGCTGCGGGCGCTCAAGGAACAGCTGGGCATGACAAATGGGTTGCCCAAGTGA